The following proteins are co-located in the Melospiza melodia melodia isolate bMelMel2 unplaced genomic scaffold, bMelMel2.pri scaffold_151, whole genome shotgun sequence genome:
- the LOC134433254 gene encoding cytochrome c oxidase subunit 6B1 — protein MVFIDVISGDSPSLPPRLVGSGERRAGVKVTLRAAMAEDMKLKLCRYKTAPFDSRFPNQNQTRNCWQNYLDFQRCQRAMDARGADATPCQWYFRVYKSLCPTSWVTAWDEAREEGTFPGKI, from the exons ATGGTCTTTATTGACGTCATTTCCGGCGACTCTCCGTCGCTTCCGCCGCGTCTCGTTGGTTCCGGCGAGCGGAGAGCGGGGGTGAAAGTGACTTTGAGAGCC GCCATGGCAGAGGACATGAAGCTGAAGCTTTGCCGCTACAAGACGGCGCCGTTCGACAGCCGCTTCCCCAACCAGAACCAGACCCGCAACTGCTGGCAGAACTACCTGG ATTTCCAGCGGTGCCAGCGCGCCATGGACGCCCGCGGCGCCGATGCCACCCCGTGCCAGTGGTACTTCCGCGTCTACAAGTCCCTGTGCCCGACCTCGTGG gtgacGGCGTGGGACGAGGCCCGTGAGGAGGGGACCTTCCCCGGCAAGATCTGA